The following coding sequences lie in one Arachis hypogaea cultivar Tifrunner chromosome 9, arahy.Tifrunner.gnm2.J5K5, whole genome shotgun sequence genomic window:
- the LOC112709276 gene encoding protein MAIN-LIKE 1-like — MQLIGGILFPDAFDSRVHIRWLPYWRTLTIVAGYRGARLCWHGCTARCAVPWIMVSAIWVGASACCCPGPITIFRCYGPMALILIGFHWLRGIWVQYRPDNARGESKLRHYRSTLNVIEMLNVEWTPYADPQLIGLISPAIAEVVALVAVFCSLLCFAFIEWHQVDRVVRQFGGLQHILTRLLNIDEMHRLYGWFRRGEVVPAAAWWLA; from the exons ATGCAGCTGATAGGGGGTATCCTATTCCCAGATGCATTTGACTCTCGGGTGCATATAAGGTGGCTCCCCTACTGGAGGACCTTGACAATTGTGGCTGGTTATCGTGGGGCTCGGCTGTGTTGGCATGGCTGTACTGCCAGATGTGCTGTGCCATGGATCATGGTCAGCGCAATTTGGGTGGGTGCGTCAGCTTGCTGCTGTCCTGGGCCTATCACCATATTCCGCTGCTACGGCCCGATGGCTTTGATACTCATTGGTTTCCACTGGTTGAGAGGTATT TGGGTTCAGTACCGGCCGGACAATGCCAGAGGTGAGAGCAAGCTTAGGCATTACAGGAGTACCCTGAACGTGATTGAGATGCTGAAT GTTGAGTGGACGCCGTATGCTGACCCACAACTGATTGGTCTAATTTCACCAGCGATAGCTGAGGTGGTGGCCTTGGTAGCAGTTTTCTGTTCACTGCTTTGCTTCGCTTTCATCGAGTGGCATCAGGTGGACCGGGTGGTACGTCAGTTCGGTGGCCTGCAGCACATTCTGACCAGGCTACTGAACATTGACGAGATGCACAGGCTGTATGGTTGGTTCAGGCGAGGTGAGGTGGTTCCCGCAGCTGCTTGGTGGCTCGCATGA